From uncultured Desulfobacter sp.:
CTCTGAACCTGAACCAAAAGATGTAAGTGTTTATCCGTACCCATCATGAGCAAGCTTAAACAAATCTATAATTTTTTTTACGCAAAGTTTTTTCTTTTTGACGATCGGCTTGTACTGATGACCGCCGGCGCAGTGGTCGGTATTTTTGCAGGTGTTGCAGCCGTAGCATTAAGGCTTTCTTTAGCAACAGTTCTTGAATTTCTTGCACCGTACCGCCAATATGCCTGGGCGTTCATATTACCCGGCATTGGTGCGCTTTGTTCTTTTTTATTTCTTGACAAAGTTGTGCGGGAAGGTGCTGGCCATGGTGTTCCCGAAGTCATATATGCCGTATCCAGACGCGGGGGGCTTTTGAGGTTTCGCTCCACCTTTTCCAGGCTTATATCCAGTTTTTTAACCATTGCCAGCGGCGGTTCTGCCGGTCCTGAGGCACCGGTTGTCATGAGCGGGTCTGCCATAGGGTCCAATATTGCTAAATTTTTAGGTCTCAATGACCGGCAGCGCATGACCTTGGTGGGCTGTGGTACGGCGGGCGCCATTGCTTCCATTTTTCATGCCCCTGTGGCCGGTCTTATTTTTTCCGTTGAAATCATTCTGGGGGAATGGAAATTTGTCAATATCATTCCCATTGCCGTTGCTGCTGTGGCCGGCGCCCAGGTTTGTGAAGCCATTATCCCCACAAAAGAGCTTTTCCAGCCGCCCCCCTTCAGTATTTTTACAGGTGATATTTTAGGCAGCATCGGGCTTGCCCTGTTCACCGCCGTGATATCCGTAATCTTTACACGAACCCTCAGAAAAGTTGGTGGCTTAGCCAAACGAACACCTGTATCCCCCTGGCTTCGGGCAATGATCGGCGGCTGCGCAGTAGGAACCATAGGAGTTTTTATGCCCATGGTGCTGGGTGAGGGGTATCATCCGATCATAGAAATGGTGGGCGGCACTTTTCCCATGGCATTCTGGCTCATATTTATCGGTATTTTTCTAAAGATATTTGTCACGGCCATAACCCTTGGCTGGGGAGGCTCCGGCGGCATCTTTGCGCCCTGCCTGGTTATCGGCAGCCTTACCGGAGTGGTATTTTACAAGGCCATGATGTTTATTTTTCCCAATGCTGCAGTGACGTCAGAAGGCGCTTATGCCCTTTTAGGTATGGCCGGTATCATGTCCGGGGTTATGCAGGCCCCATTAAGCAGTATTTTTCTGATTGCAGAAATTACCGGCGGCTACGAGGCCATTTTGCTTTTGCTGCTGGTTTCTTCCATTTCGTCTACATTAAGTCATATTATCGAGCCGGCTTCTTTTTATTTTAAAGACCTTATTGAACGCGGCGAATTCATGCGGCCCGGGACAGACGCTAGAATTTTATCGGATTTAAGCTTAAATGAAATTATTGACACCAGTTACACCACTGTATCTGAAAATATGGTTTTCAGAGAGTTTCTCAATATGATCCGCAATTCAGACCGCAACCATTACCCGGTCATATCAGATGAGACCGGCGACTACCTGGGAATAGTCCGGGTTTCAAGTATCAGGAAATATGCCCTGGATCCAGCATTTTATGATATGATTTTTCTTAACCAGATCATGGATACGGATATGGTGACAGCATCCTTTGATGATGATCTCCATGATGTACTGGAATTTATGGAGACCTTTAACATTGATCACATCCCGGTGGTGGATCACCACAGATTTTCCGGGATGATTTCCAAGGCACGGATACTCGATCTGTACCGCAGGGAACTGATTATGCAGACCAATATACAATGATACCCTGTTCATGGTCCTAAGGAGACTTGCAATGAATTATAAACTGCTTCATATTTTCAGGAATACCCCCCTTGGCAGGGAAACCTTTTTGCAGTCCCTGTATTTTTGTAAAACGATTAATGCCCATCCTGTTGTTTATATTCCAAAAACAGATAAGTTCTTAATGTATTTTTCCAATGATGTGGTGCAGGTGAACCTGGACAACTCATTTTTAGCCTTTCCGGATACAGCTCATGAACATGTTATTGCGCTTTTTGATGAGGCCGGAATTCCGCCCAGGTTCTATGAGCCAAAAGACTTTACCGCTTCCACTCTGCCGGATATATCCAGTCAGTTCGATTATATGTGCTCTCCACGTTCAATCAGTGATCTGTCATCCAAAATAGGACTGGGCCATCTGGGCCCCAAGGTTCGACGGATGATAAAGCAGGCCACCTTTCCCATCCTGATTGCAAGCCCCGTGTTCAAGGCATGGAAAAGTATATCCGTTTTTTTCGGTGGTTCGTCCAATGCCATGAACGCCTTGCTTCTCGGGCTTAAGGTTGCCATAGCCTCTGGATTTTCTTTGAAAATTTATACCGTGCTTGAAAATGACAGCGAGGATGTTTACCGGGATATGGTCCGGGGCTCGGAAGTTGAGGGGCTTGCGGACCAGTATGTGGACGAATGGTGTTTCTATGAATCTTCCGGATTTGACCGGATGCTATATGAGGTGCCCCACGATTCACTGATCGTTCTTGGGGCTTATGGACATGGTGTAATTAAAGAGATTCTTTTAGGAAGCAAAATGGAGTATATCCAGTCCACGGTTACCAATAACCTTCTGGTGACAGGCCCTAACTGCCGTATTTCTCTTAAATAGGGTCTGAACGAAAATTTACGGTTTTCGATCGGGCACTAAATTATCCGCAGACCGTACGGGAGTATTTTATGAATTTCAATGATCCGATTCGCATTTTACTGGGCCTAGAAGAAATCGAAACGGTACTAAATTCACAATCAGATGCACATCAGATTTTAGATCAAATTCTTAAAAAATTGCTTGAACTTTTTTCGTGCGATCGCGCCTGGTTGCTCTATCCTTGTAATCCTGATTCACCGACATTTGAAGTGGCATATGAGAAAACAACGCCTTCATTTCCTGGTGCCAATGCGTTGAATGCAACGGTGCCAATGACCCGTGGTATGGCAGAATACTGCAATCGGGCACTTTCAAATAGTGGCTATCCAGAAATTGATCTACCTTCGGATGAAAAAATGAGTAATGACCTTGCGCTGCAATTCGATGTTAAATCTCTAATATTCATGGCATTGAAACCTAAAAATGATGACGCTTGGGTGTTTGGCATGCATCATTGCGCAATCAATCATCATTGGAGCGATGACGAAAGGTATCTTTTTAAAATAATCGGGCAAAGAATTACCAACTTACTTGAGAACTTAATTTTAATCAAACAAACAACAGAAAGCGAAGAAAGATTTCGAAACTTGATGGAAAATGTAGAGGCTGTCGCTGTCCAGGGGTATGGATTCGACGGAACTACTCAGTACTGGAATAAAGCATCCGAAAGGCTTTATGGATATACACAGCAAGAGGCTATTGGTCGCAGTCTTCTTGATCTGATTATCCCACCTGAAATGAGGGATGCCGTTACTGAAGAAATGCATAAAATGGTGGAGACAGGCCAACCCGTCCCTTCGGGAGAACTATTGCTGAGGCATAAAG
This genomic window contains:
- a CDS encoding chloride channel protein, with translation MSKLKQIYNFFYAKFFLFDDRLVLMTAGAVVGIFAGVAAVALRLSLATVLEFLAPYRQYAWAFILPGIGALCSFLFLDKVVREGAGHGVPEVIYAVSRRGGLLRFRSTFSRLISSFLTIASGGSAGPEAPVVMSGSAIGSNIAKFLGLNDRQRMTLVGCGTAGAIASIFHAPVAGLIFSVEIILGEWKFVNIIPIAVAAVAGAQVCEAIIPTKELFQPPPFSIFTGDILGSIGLALFTAVISVIFTRTLRKVGGLAKRTPVSPWLRAMIGGCAVGTIGVFMPMVLGEGYHPIIEMVGGTFPMAFWLIFIGIFLKIFVTAITLGWGGSGGIFAPCLVIGSLTGVVFYKAMMFIFPNAAVTSEGAYALLGMAGIMSGVMQAPLSSIFLIAEITGGYEAILLLLLVSSISSTLSHIIEPASFYFKDLIERGEFMRPGTDARILSDLSLNEIIDTSYTTVSENMVFREFLNMIRNSDRNHYPVISDETGDYLGIVRVSSIRKYALDPAFYDMIFLNQIMDTDMVTASFDDDLHDVLEFMETFNIDHIPVVDHHRFSGMISKARILDLYRRELIMQTNIQ
- a CDS encoding universal stress protein; this translates as MNYKLLHIFRNTPLGRETFLQSLYFCKTINAHPVVYIPKTDKFLMYFSNDVVQVNLDNSFLAFPDTAHEHVIALFDEAGIPPRFYEPKDFTASTLPDISSQFDYMCSPRSISDLSSKIGLGHLGPKVRRMIKQATFPILIASPVFKAWKSISVFFGGSSNAMNALLLGLKVAIASGFSLKIYTVLENDSEDVYRDMVRGSEVEGLADQYVDEWCFYESSGFDRMLYEVPHDSLIVLGAYGHGVIKEILLGSKMEYIQSTVTNNLLVTGPNCRISLK